The following are encoded in a window of Aromatoleum petrolei genomic DNA:
- the ybiB gene encoding DNA-binding protein YbiB, with protein sequence MTYAPIIKEIGRGAKGARDLDAAQAEALFGDMLDGKVPDLELGAVIVSLRIKSESRDELLGFKRAMDARCAQVAVPPGPRCVILPTYNGARRQANLMPLVALLLAREGVPVLIQGRHDFESRVSPFELLAALGIHPALGVGEAHRELAEKRIACLRLDELVPGLDALLSLRLRLGVRGSGHTMAKLVDPCIGRSVRVVAVTHPEYLERMHEFLVADGGRAMLMRGTEGEAYANPRRRPAMQAFRDGAAELAWTAEEGGAPPLEGLPDAPGVEENAALIRAMLAGKVPVPQPVLDQAALLVRLATEA encoded by the coding sequence ATGACCTACGCCCCCATCATCAAGGAAATCGGCCGTGGCGCCAAGGGCGCGCGCGATCTCGACGCTGCCCAGGCGGAAGCGCTCTTCGGCGACATGCTGGACGGCAAGGTGCCGGACCTGGAGCTCGGTGCCGTCATCGTGTCGCTGCGCATCAAGAGCGAGTCGCGCGACGAGCTGCTGGGCTTCAAGCGCGCGATGGATGCCCGCTGTGCTCAAGTCGCGGTGCCGCCGGGGCCGCGCTGCGTGATCCTGCCGACCTACAACGGCGCGCGCCGCCAGGCCAACCTGATGCCGCTCGTCGCGCTGCTGCTCGCACGCGAAGGCGTGCCGGTGCTGATCCAGGGGCGGCACGATTTCGAGTCACGCGTGAGTCCGTTCGAATTGCTCGCGGCGCTCGGCATCCATCCGGCGCTCGGAGTCGGCGAGGCGCACCGCGAACTCGCGGAAAAGCGCATCGCCTGCCTGCGCCTCGACGAGCTAGTGCCGGGGCTCGATGCCCTGTTGAGCCTGCGCCTGCGCCTGGGCGTGCGCGGCAGCGGGCACACGATGGCGAAGCTCGTCGACCCGTGCATCGGCCGCAGCGTGCGGGTGGTCGCGGTGACGCACCCGGAGTATCTCGAGCGCATGCACGAGTTCCTCGTCGCGGACGGCGGGCGGGCGATGCTGATGCGCGGCACCGAAGGCGAAGCCTACGCGAATCCGCGCCGCCGGCCGGCAATGCAGGCGTTCCGCGATGGCGCCGCAGAACTCGCGTGGACCGCGGAGGAAGGCGGCGCGCCGCCGCTGGAGGGGCTGCCGGATGCACCGGGCGTGGAAGAGAACGCGGCGCTCATCCGGGCGATGCTGGCCGGCAAGGTTCCCGTGCCGCAACCGGTGCTCGATCAGGCCGCGTTGCTCGTGCGGCTCGCGACCGAAGCCTGA